One part of the Sorangiineae bacterium MSr11954 genome encodes these proteins:
- a CDS encoding glyoxylate/hydroxypyruvate reductase A, with protein sequence MSSSPGRGTIAVVADKNLTVVVPILASGLPEERIEAANVITDPSAVDIVVSDGPFPGALKAFPGLRLVVSLWAGVDHLLTDPDLPPHALVTRLVDANLTAAMVEAVLAHVLAAHRQHDVYRRAQGEKRWAPRRQPLVSDRVVGVLGLGTLGTAAAHALRAVGFQVHGWSRTHHDVPDIEVRTGDDGLRALLERADILVNLLPLTPTTRGILCRETLSQLPQGAVVINVARGAHLVERDLLALLDSGHLRHAVLDVHATEPLPEHHPSWAHPRIDVFPHVAGPTDPATAAERAVETILAFRAGRPLTNLVGR encoded by the coding sequence ATGAGCTCTTCTCCCGGTCGCGGAACCATCGCCGTCGTCGCCGACAAGAACCTGACCGTCGTGGTCCCCATCCTCGCCTCGGGCCTCCCCGAGGAGCGCATCGAGGCCGCGAACGTCATCACCGATCCGAGCGCCGTCGACATCGTGGTCAGCGATGGGCCCTTCCCGGGCGCGCTCAAGGCATTTCCCGGGCTTCGGCTGGTGGTCTCGCTTTGGGCGGGCGTCGACCATCTCCTCACCGATCCCGATTTGCCGCCCCACGCCCTGGTCACGCGCCTGGTCGATGCCAACCTGACGGCCGCCATGGTGGAAGCCGTCCTGGCCCATGTGCTCGCAGCCCACCGCCAACATGACGTTTACCGGCGCGCGCAGGGCGAGAAGCGGTGGGCTCCCCGCCGGCAGCCGCTGGTCTCGGACCGCGTGGTGGGCGTGCTGGGCTTGGGCACCTTGGGCACGGCGGCCGCGCACGCGCTCCGCGCCGTGGGATTTCAGGTTCACGGATGGAGCCGCACCCACCACGACGTGCCGGACATCGAGGTTCGAACGGGCGACGACGGCCTTCGCGCCCTGCTCGAGCGCGCCGACATTTTGGTCAACCTGCTGCCGCTCACCCCCACCACCCGCGGCATCCTTTGCCGCGAAACCCTGTCGCAGCTGCCGCAAGGCGCCGTCGTCATCAACGTTGCGCGCGGCGCGCATCTGGTGGAGCGCGACCTCTTGGCGCTGCTCGACAGCGGCCACCTCCGGCACGCGGTGCTCGACGTGCACGCGACGGAGCCGCTCCCCGAGCATCACCCATCGTGGGCGCACCCGCGCATCGACGTGTTCCCCCATGTCGCGGGCCCCACCGATCCCGCGACCGCCGCCGAGCGGGCCGTCGAGACGATCCTCGCCTTCCGCGCCGGCCGCCCGCTCACCAACCTCGTCGGGCGTTGA
- a CDS encoding D-alanyl-D-alanine carboxypeptidase family protein, with protein sequence MTMNDVPGERTNGCGCGAAALDMHPHTPSFTYGLSLLDPPPLLTAAIDACAQAVTRLTGTIANADNPAHASRELVRRETGVDVDANPYHGITRDKLEAVIRAAFHARAMPEVLLAKWAKEGSTRMTTGAQAVTQASTAANARTLLRSSIYYRQLGVDWLTVTRRPDPHGDNVLDETDSGAAAQETHFAARVAELVRGGVLAEDIAARVNAELTVTSSGGTYAVQPSVRFYALSLLLVDAVFARFLRMTFPELPTVGEELGYMLWNMGEASFRTFLRSADGHRREPAFLVNGQPISIEQWALHTHPRANEYAQARTNAIRFAHYIRAYRPIFRGAMDLIKPGISDLRNITAHMASFEDDPLGIGAPRAAVSGSPAPNLPVRGRETTARAASGPVPGGGRGAMRHAPLGGDPGDNVELRWNVPAGTAANATIDIVVHLHGYGTPSATFLADKARAAGVLMVDASGNANVRTARPTLALVPRGRYTRGSTWLFDNLPDTRAFQALVDAGLAHLASSVLRLPPGSTLRQGRCTLMAHSGGGAGLSALLRAGVDPDEVVCFDSMYGGEAPIRTWALARLASPRAASSGLRAFYTGCSGPSAAHPAGEWAAEGPAQSRRWVYRSPGSWTFRSGVWRLITTEVSSRRLKDAIDLAVASSGAAASLGARFRVERTSVRHGDIPARYTPPLLDDIAANAPGASPAPAASTRPVCVANNDWLTNPPQKPGGNAPPPPRPTAAPASATSASDDWFVPPEESTPARARSYGYENGHDEDDGYEGEASYGLDVACSISGANIQCGTCTATERRVRGAAGHLVHVPTAHVYGGAAHADLTDAASDALVRMRLAAIAAGVITSADHYLKLLSGYRDYASQTGIWRTRLRGVFDAFGCTNWTALSTVVDATNTALASTPPPYAAGTWLTRFRTELANAGISPAGCDPARMRAAAAAEHQPVPSTGTLDPVELAVRIGRQTVAPPGASPHHTGRAADLYLGSATGFRATSSNATNVAWQRQRPWFQWLVCNASTYGYFPYNREPWHWEHNPPAS encoded by the coding sequence ATGACCATGAACGACGTTCCGGGCGAGCGGACCAACGGATGCGGATGCGGGGCCGCGGCATTGGACATGCACCCGCACACCCCCAGCTTCACCTACGGTCTGTCCCTCCTCGATCCGCCTCCTCTCCTCACGGCGGCCATCGATGCGTGCGCGCAAGCGGTGACGCGCCTCACGGGCACCATCGCCAATGCCGACAACCCCGCGCACGCGAGCCGGGAGCTGGTGCGGCGGGAGACGGGGGTCGACGTCGACGCCAACCCGTACCACGGCATCACGCGCGACAAGCTGGAGGCCGTGATCCGCGCGGCGTTTCATGCGCGCGCGATGCCCGAGGTGCTCCTCGCCAAGTGGGCGAAGGAGGGCAGCACGCGGATGACCACCGGCGCCCAAGCGGTCACCCAGGCCAGCACCGCGGCCAACGCCCGAACGCTCTTGCGAAGCTCGATCTACTACCGGCAGCTCGGCGTCGATTGGCTCACGGTGACGCGAAGGCCCGATCCGCACGGCGACAACGTCCTCGACGAGACCGATTCGGGCGCCGCCGCCCAAGAAACCCACTTCGCCGCGCGGGTGGCGGAGCTGGTGCGCGGAGGGGTCCTGGCCGAGGACATCGCGGCGCGCGTGAACGCGGAGCTGACGGTGACCTCCAGCGGCGGCACGTATGCGGTGCAGCCCTCGGTGCGCTTCTACGCCTTGTCACTCCTCTTGGTCGACGCGGTGTTCGCGCGCTTTCTACGCATGACGTTCCCCGAGCTCCCCACGGTGGGCGAGGAGCTCGGCTACATGCTCTGGAACATGGGCGAGGCGAGCTTTCGCACCTTCCTCCGCTCCGCCGATGGACACCGCCGCGAGCCGGCCTTCCTCGTGAATGGACAGCCCATCTCCATCGAGCAGTGGGCCCTGCACACCCATCCGCGCGCAAACGAATATGCGCAAGCACGCACCAACGCCATTCGGTTCGCCCACTACATCCGCGCGTACCGGCCCATCTTTCGCGGCGCCATGGATCTCATCAAGCCAGGGATCTCGGATTTGCGTAACATCACGGCGCACATGGCCTCGTTCGAGGACGATCCGCTCGGAATCGGTGCGCCGCGCGCCGCGGTCTCCGGATCCCCCGCGCCGAACCTCCCCGTGCGGGGGAGGGAGACGACGGCGCGCGCGGCGAGCGGACCGGTGCCCGGCGGCGGACGCGGGGCGATGCGCCATGCCCCGCTGGGCGGCGATCCGGGTGACAATGTCGAGCTGCGCTGGAACGTTCCCGCCGGGACCGCGGCCAACGCCACCATCGACATCGTCGTTCACCTGCACGGCTATGGCACGCCATCGGCGACGTTTCTGGCCGACAAGGCGCGCGCGGCCGGGGTGCTGATGGTCGATGCATCCGGCAACGCCAATGTGCGTACGGCGCGCCCCACGTTGGCGCTGGTACCGCGGGGGCGCTACACCCGCGGCAGCACGTGGCTCTTCGACAATTTGCCGGACACGCGCGCCTTTCAAGCCCTGGTCGACGCGGGGCTCGCGCACCTGGCGTCGAGCGTGCTGCGCTTGCCGCCGGGATCGACGCTGCGGCAAGGGCGGTGCACCTTGATGGCCCACTCGGGCGGCGGCGCCGGGTTGAGCGCGCTCTTGCGCGCCGGCGTCGATCCCGACGAGGTGGTGTGCTTCGACTCGATGTACGGCGGCGAAGCCCCCATCCGCACCTGGGCGCTCGCCCGCCTCGCGTCCCCGCGCGCCGCATCCAGCGGATTGCGTGCATTCTACACAGGATGCAGCGGACCGTCGGCCGCGCACCCCGCGGGGGAGTGGGCCGCGGAGGGTCCGGCGCAGAGCCGGAGGTGGGTGTACCGCAGCCCCGGCTCGTGGACATTCCGGAGCGGCGTATGGCGGCTCATCACCACAGAGGTGTCCTCACGAAGGCTCAAGGACGCCATCGACCTCGCCGTCGCCTCGAGCGGCGCGGCGGCATCGCTCGGTGCGCGCTTTCGGGTGGAGCGCACCTCGGTGCGCCACGGCGACATTCCCGCGCGCTACACCCCGCCCCTCCTCGACGACATCGCGGCCAACGCGCCCGGCGCCTCGCCCGCGCCCGCCGCGAGCACCCGCCCCGTTTGCGTGGCAAACAACGACTGGCTCACCAATCCGCCGCAGAAACCCGGGGGCAACGCGCCTCCACCGCCGCGCCCCACGGCGGCACCCGCCTCCGCGACGTCGGCCTCCGACGACTGGTTCGTACCGCCCGAGGAGTCCACGCCTGCGCGAGCGCGCTCTTACGGCTACGAGAACGGTCACGACGAGGACGACGGCTACGAGGGCGAGGCGAGCTACGGCCTCGATGTGGCGTGCAGCATCTCGGGCGCGAACATCCAATGCGGCACCTGCACGGCCACCGAACGACGGGTGCGCGGCGCCGCCGGCCATTTGGTGCACGTACCGACCGCGCACGTGTACGGAGGCGCGGCCCACGCCGATCTCACGGATGCCGCGAGCGACGCGCTCGTTCGCATGCGGCTGGCGGCCATCGCAGCCGGCGTGATCACGTCGGCGGACCATTACCTCAAGCTGCTCTCGGGCTACCGCGACTACGCGAGCCAAACCGGCATTTGGCGCACGCGCCTGCGCGGGGTCTTCGACGCCTTTGGCTGCACCAACTGGACCGCCCTCTCGACCGTGGTCGACGCGACCAACACCGCCCTCGCCAGCACACCCCCGCCTTACGCCGCCGGCACCTGGCTCACCCGATTCCGCACCGAGCTCGCCAACGCGGGGATCTCGCCCGCCGGCTGCGATCCGGCCCGCATGCGCGCGGCCGCCGCCGCCGAACACCAGCCCGTGCCCTCCACCGGCACCCTCGATCCCGTGGAGCTCGCCGTGCGCATCGGCCGTCAAACGGTGGCACCGCCCGGGGCGAGCCCGCACCACACCGGCCGCGCGGCCGATCTCTATCTGGGAAGCGCCACGGGCTTTCGCGCCACCAGCTCCAACGCCACCAACGTGGCATGGCAGCGCCAGCGACCGTGGTTCCAGTGGCTCGTCTGCAATGCGTCGACCTACGGGTATTTCCCGTACAACCGCGAGCCTTGGCACTGGGAGCACAACCCGCCCGCGAGCTGA
- a CDS encoding alpha/beta hydrolase: protein MILHGRVTEQAIDRNQIGTFHKELVVTSGRVPLAMVRKRWAANDGGTRSPVLLVHGFGQNRYAWHLPSRSLANHLARAGFDVFNVDLRGHGRTRQLTRVGSAGIDDYVREDIPAAVEEASRISGNRRVFLVGHSLGGLVSYAAAPELSGLIAGVVSIGSPYHFTNGSWSLSALALFVKALAAVGVRPWNLPMTIRPIGSLMRTFRRVAESPFYPIPVRGWHAGALEPHVLDEHLRLAFDRAMLHDLINMFEWANDRRFGGSALDYSERFEKHDSPLLIISGQRDDLAPPASVRPAFLRSRSRDKTYRALPFGHIDLLMGRDAPLSTWSLVHAWLDKRAAA, encoded by the coding sequence TTGATTCTCCACGGACGTGTCACCGAGCAGGCGATTGATCGCAACCAGATCGGCACGTTTCACAAAGAGCTGGTGGTTACCTCGGGGCGCGTCCCCCTCGCCATGGTGCGAAAGCGCTGGGCCGCCAACGATGGAGGCACCCGCTCCCCCGTGCTGCTCGTGCACGGCTTCGGGCAAAACCGCTACGCGTGGCACCTCCCGTCGCGCAGCTTGGCCAACCACCTGGCGCGCGCGGGCTTCGACGTCTTCAACGTCGATTTGCGCGGGCACGGCCGCACGCGCCAGCTCACGCGCGTCGGCTCCGCGGGCATCGACGACTACGTGCGCGAGGACATCCCGGCGGCGGTGGAGGAAGCGTCCCGCATCAGCGGCAACCGGCGCGTCTTCTTGGTGGGGCACTCGCTCGGAGGGCTCGTCTCGTACGCGGCGGCGCCCGAGCTCTCGGGGCTGATCGCGGGCGTGGTCAGCATCGGCAGCCCGTATCACTTTACGAACGGCTCGTGGTCGCTCTCGGCGCTCGCCCTGTTCGTGAAGGCCCTCGCGGCGGTGGGCGTCCGCCCGTGGAACCTGCCGATGACCATCCGCCCCATCGGCTCCCTGATGCGCACCTTTCGCCGGGTCGCGGAGAGCCCGTTCTACCCCATTCCGGTGCGCGGCTGGCACGCGGGCGCCCTCGAGCCCCACGTGCTCGACGAGCACCTGCGTCTCGCCTTCGATCGGGCCATGCTTCACGATTTGATCAACATGTTCGAGTGGGCGAACGACCGGCGCTTCGGCGGCTCCGCCCTCGACTACTCCGAGCGCTTCGAGAAGCACGACTCGCCGCTCTTGATCATCTCGGGCCAGCGCGACGATCTCGCGCCGCCCGCCAGCGTTCGCCCCGCCTTTCTGCGGAGCCGCTCCCGCGACAAGACCTACCGCGCCCTCCCGTTCGGCCACATCGATCTGCTCATGGGCCGCGACGCGCCGCTCAGCACCTGGTCGCTGGTGCACGCGTGGCTCGACAAGCGCGCCGCCGCGTAA